From the Dama dama isolate Ldn47 chromosome 30, ASM3311817v1, whole genome shotgun sequence genome, the window ttggggtgtttcaccttgggtttatcctgtttgggactctctgggtttattggacttgggtgactatttccttccccattttagggaacttttcaactattatctcctcaagtattttctcatggcctgcctttttgtcttcttcatctgggactcctatgatttgaatgttggggcgtttcacattgtcccagaggtctctgaggttgtcttcatttcttttaattatttttttcttttttcctctctatttcatttatttctaccactctatcttctacctcactaaTCCCATATTTTGCCTCCATTAtcctactgttggttccctccagagtgtttttgatctcatttattgcattattcattatatattgactcttctttatttcttctaggtccttgttaaacagttcttgcatcttcttaatccttgtctccaggctatttatatgtaactccattttgttttcaagattttggatcattgtcactatcattatttggaattctttatcaggtagattccctatcttttccccttttgtttggtttggtgggcatttatcctgttcctttacctgctgagtatttctgtgccttttcattttgtttatattgctgtgtttggggtggcctttctgtattctggcagtttgtggttcctctttattgtggaggttcctcactgtggatGGGGTTGGACATGTGGCTTGTCaaagtttcctggttagggaagcttgtgtaagtgttctggtgggtggagctggatttcttctctttaGAGTGTActgaagtgtccagtaatgagttttgagatgtcaatgAGCTTGAAGTGACTTTGGGTTGCCTGTAttttgaagctcagggctatgttcctgtgttgctggagaatttgtgtggcatgtctttctctcttctctggaacttattggcccttgggtggtgcttggtttcagtgtagctATGGAGgtgtttgatgagctcctatcaaTTAGTGTTCCCTggattcaggagttctctggtgttctcaggatttggacttaagcctcctccCTCTGGTTTTccatcttattcttacagtagcctcaagacttccccatctatacagcactgatgataaaacatctaggttaatgatgaaaagtttctccacagtgacgGACACTTGGAAGGgtacagagttacatggagaagagaagagggaggagggatatAAAAGTGACCAGAGAGGTTAGAGGGgggatcaaaaggggagagagcaagctagccagtaatcgcttccctatgtgctctccacaatATGGATCCCTTagagatgttcacagagttacacagagaagagaagagggaggaaggagacagaggtggccagaaggagaaaagggggaatcaaaaggagagagactgtTCCagtcagtaatcagttccctaagtgttctccacagccaaagagattcacagagttgggtagaggagagatgggggagggaagagatagaggcgacctggtggagaaaaaggagagtacAAAGAGGGAGAGAACAATCCAGCCAGTAATCTTGCTCCCAAGTAAGAATGGGTACTAAacattgggttcttaaaggtacaaaattgataacaaataacaaaaagcaaagattaaaaatctagagtagaggttagattctcaaaaataaaatattaaagaaaaaaacaaagtcacaaaaattataaaataaatatatatgaagtttgctttaaaaataaggtctttttttttttttttttttttttttttgcaaagagatagtaggttataaaaatgaaaattaaaggagtaatagaggacttaaaaataaaaaaaaaaataaaataaattataatggtaaaaatatatctaggactttctctggtgttgttgtggacagtgtggggtcagttcattttcagatagttccttaaTCCAGCTTagacttctcaagatctataggcctcTTCCTATGTAGTCCGtgctaactgcagggttttaatctattgcacctgtcacatccaaagcagttccctctgtttattttagcttcttcagctTGCTgatcagtgtctaatttccaccctgacacaagggtgcggtggtggtcacttttttaggctcacttgttcagtcgtgctgtgtggagggaggggcactgcaaacAAGTATCACTGGCGcgtgtggggagtgcttgcagtgtctcggccacactgggttGTCCCCGCTCACAGGGTGTGTGCTTTcatggtctacactgctcagactctaggttgctctgctgggaactgtctgaggaggccctggGGTGCgggcacttcccaggtctaagcatTCAGGTTCAGGTTCCTGGGTACTCCACAATggtgcagacttggttgggcctgccttttgtgcccttcccaggtcagagcagctcaggcgaccaggtgcttggcgagtaCAGTCGCCCCTAGATGGGGCTGTGACTTatcacctcccccagcccagctgcttggttttctgggtgtacaacggGCGCCccttctcaggtgtgctgtgtgcctcttctggggagctgatctctggctgcgaccctcctggtggatgtcaaccattcAGAGTCCCGAGGAGTCTTGGTTAGCAGTTTGTTAAAAgtctgtttgcagtttggtagatgatgcctctctggggccactATTGCCCCCTTCCGGGTTTGGCTGCCCCCACCTGCCTGGCTCCAGTGGGGGATGGACCAGTCCTCAGCctgctagctctgctcagtcttttgttctgtgagcgggcctggTGATgtcttagaaagaaaagaaagaaagaaagtgaagtcgctcagttgtgtctgactctttgcgacctcatggtctatagcccaccaggctcccccttccatgggattctccaggcaagaatactggagtgggttgccattgtcttaaGTTAAGGCTTTTCCCaggatagctatcccacagtctgggttgctatttctagctagttccctcagattgcccttggGGCATTCAGGCctagtccttaccctaagcaatgcagccctcgcctccctgtccaccccccTGCTTGCTACTGGCAGATGCAAGCGTCTGAGCtgcttctccactgggagttgcctttaggcatgtaatctgtgggttttaattatttatttatttatcctctcGGTTATGTTGCCTTCTGAGGTTCCAAGGGTTGCCACAGATTCACCCGTGAGAGTGTTTCCtgatgtttggaaacttctctcttttttaagactccttcccaggacagatctcTGTCCCTacttcttttgtctctctttttatctttttcctacATCCTTTCGAAgtcaatgggctgcctttctgggtgcctgatgtcctctgccagcattcagaagttattttgtggaatttgttgagcgttcaaatgttctttcaatgaatttgtgggggagaaagtggtctccccttcctattccttcaccatcttaggaccgcccctCTATGCcatcttttgaagattttttttttttctttgtatttcagctTTTGAAGTTTCTATTGACACTTCGTCAGTTCACTGACTCTCTCCTTTGATATGTCCATTCCTATTATAGTAGTTTTCATCTCTAGAacgttctttttatattttgttagaGCCTCCATCTCCCTGCTTTCAATTATCCATATGTACGTGCATGTTGTTCACATTTTGCCTTTAAAACCCTTAGCATAGTTATCTTATGCTTAATCATAGTTATCTTAAATTTCTGGTgtaataatttcaaaattctcCAGCATATCTGAGTTTGGTCCTAAAGCTTGACTTTACTCTtcatagtgtattttttttttttttaaccatttagtgtaccttgtaattttttttttttttttttttttgaaagatagaCAAGTTATATTGTGTAACAAGAACTGATGTATATAGACTTTTGTGTGAGATTTTATGTTTATCTGTCTAGGTACTAGATTATGTTTATTGTTTGCTGTAACTGTGCcaagcctaatttttttttttcttttttttaatagtctctTTGTTTTAGTCTCTTTAGGTATGTCTGAGGTTTACAGTCTTTTCAGCGGTAATCTTCTGTCAAAGCTTATTAGAAAATTTGAGATTCTTGAACACATTCCTTGTAGAGATAAGAGAATGTGAGCATAGCTTCAATGGTGCATCTGTGGCAAAACTACAGTGAACATTTATCCTGAGTCTTAACTCGGGACTCTTTTCTCctaatatataagttaaataaaggaGATAGGTAACAGCCTAAGGAATGTGTGAAACCTTTGTATCTGTTCTGATAGTTATGCTATATGAATGAGAATATCTAAGAGGAAAGACAGAGCGCCTCTGAATCCGAGAAATTATCAGAGAGAAGGTAGGAAGGAACCGGTCATGATCAGTGAAATCATAAAAAATGCTTTGACGTGCTTTCAAATGGGGTAACTATATTCCTTTTGTCTTTACACAAGATGGATAGTaagagaaagtgtgaaagtgttggtTCAACATACTTATATATATCAGTAAATGAACTGACTGGTATTTGATAAATCTGAACAATTAAGAGGGTAGGATAAATCTGacgaatgaaaaaaaaaaacaaaacaaaaacaaaaaaacaggattCCTCTTGTTAAAAGGTAATAATACCTTATTaaagttaaagaaagaaaaatctacaaTCAGTGTTTGAATAACCTGGTTCCTGACATTCTTAAGAGGAAAGGTTGTTTCATCTCACTTTACACTTTTATTATGCATTTTATCTTAGGGAGTATAGCACATCTAATTAATGTACCATGATAAATGGAGTTTCTGTATCATTAGAACCCACTTATAAAGAATGAAAAGGGACCTCCATGTGCAAACACAGAAAAGTTAATCCCTAGCTATCAAAGGTTCATCCACTGCAAAGTCATTTCACTTTGCTCATACATTTAATAGGAGTCATTTATATAATATTCAGGCAATAGGAGAGAaactgcaggggaaaaaaaataacaggttTTAATTGAGTTATTCAGCCATCAATTCAGGCTTGTCAGATTGTGAAAAGAGAAATTGAGATAGAAATCCTGAGAGGGGATTTCctaccaaaaggaaaaaattctgagaaaacCAAAGTGGATCTTTTCACTATTCTGAGACAGGGAGGAAACTTgacaattattataatttttagaaGAGTGAAACTTTCAGAGACATTGTATTATACTTAGATATTCTGTAGCCAGCTTCTTCAGTCTGACATCCATGCAACATTTTTAATATGCATACTTTAACAATGATATTTTTGAGAATATATTTGATAGAGAAAAACATAAGTTAAAGGCAAATGAGATGTATATTTGCAAATTTTTAGAATATTCTTTATTAGTCATTATAAGAAAGAGATTCCCCAGAATACATGAAAGTAAAACTGTAAGATATTTTGCCTTCACCAAAAGGAAATTGATTTAAAAGGCAGATTGAATTCTTTGTGAATAAGAGAGATAAAAGGCTTTAGTTGCCATACCTGTGCAAGTTTGCATGCTAGACTTTCATTCCTTTGAAAGACACTTGACATAAAACACACCAGCCATATTGACTAATATGCCAGTCTACATGATacacttctcttatttttattattgtttcttatCCAGTCAAAATTtcctttcttaatattttaagtacATTTTGTGGTCAAACATATGAATAGAATTTATTCACAATTGTACAGAAAAGATGATGATATAGAAAATTCTCTGTTGTACAAACctgaataaagaaaattatgCTATATCACATGAGATTTTTGTACACGTTTAAGAATCACTTTTTAACAGGCATTGAtagatatgtgaaaaataaaatggataaataaaaatcatttaaggCTAGAGAAATGTAAGTAGCTAGccttatatttgcatatttaaatGGTTTAAATTGTATGCAAAAAATAGAGTGTTATTGATGAATTTGAAAACACAAATATAAGATTATGTAGATATTGTAGCAATAGATAGTTTTCTGCCTTGTATTTTAATTcaccatttttcttttaacaatattACACAGAGGTCATAGACTTGAAAGTCAATGGCCATTTCTAACATACCCTTTAATATGAAAGTCTTACTCATTATGTTTAATATCACTGTTGTGATATTAAATGGGGACTCTACTGCCagtaggcctttttttttttttttttttcagcttttatattcgagtttattcttcatttaaattttaaacactACTATAGttgaatattaaaacaaaagcaagtaGTGAGCATATTATAATTATAGTCCTTCACTCAATCACTACTGCAATAAAACCCCAACAGTGAGTGTTATTCACGGGCCTACTAAGAGGTCTGACACTGAACACCACCCCAAGGATGATGTTCATCATCCTCATATGCTTCTCCATTGTAATGGTGCCGACTTTCCTGATTTGGATCAAAGTCCACTAATTCTACCTGGTCCATTTCATCAGTCTCTTCTACTTCCTTCCTCTCAGGCAGAAGTTTTTCCAGCAAAGAGAGtttatcaggagagagaaagccATTCTCAGGAAAGTTTACCTTAAATTCAATGATTAGGTTACCCTTTTCATATGGCCTACGATAAATTGGCATGCCTTCATTTAGCACACACTTGGTATCTCCATGCTTGACCATCTGACCTGGATGAGAAGTGATGACTATGGTTCGGTTGTCAAGAGTAGATATTGGCTTCTGGAAGCCACACAATGCCTCAACCAGCTGTATGTccatacacatgaaaagatcttcTCCTCGTCGAGTAAAAACAGCATGGTCCTTCTGATCTAAAACAATGATAATATCTCCTGGCTCCAGTCCTGGTTCTTGGTCTCCTTCACCATGGAATGTTATCTTCTGGCCATCTTTCATGCCTTTGTCAATATGAACttctagaattttcttttctcgAACTGTCTTCCTTCCGTTGCAGCTTTTACATCTGTCTTTAGGACTGATCCGCTCCCCATGGCCCTGGCACTCCATGCAGACAGACTGAATCTGCTGAACCATTCCAGGTCCTATCTGATGAATTCTTATTTGCATTCCAGTACCTCGGCAATTGGGACAGCATTCTACCGCTCCTTTCTTACTACCTCGGCCTTCACATTTGTCACAAATCACATTCTTTTGCAGAGTTAGTTTTCTTGTTGCACCATTGTATAAATCTTCTAAAGTTACTGTAAGTTGATGCATAACGTTTttacctctcctctctctctgcatcctgcctcctcctctgaaaaacaaatcaaagatgTCCATGGGGGAGCCAAAACCACCACCTGCTCCACCTTCTTTAATTGCCTGTTCTCCTCCTTTGTCATATAATTCCCTTTTCTTTGCATCAGAAAGCACTTCGTAAGCTTGAGAAATTTGTTTAAACTTCTCGCCTTCATTTGGATTCTTATCAGGGTGGTACTTCAAGGCCAGTTTCCTGTAAGCCTTTTTCAATTCTTCTTGGGTGGCATTGGGTTTGACCCCCAAAACATCATAGTAAGTGGTTTCTTTCACCATTTTCTACAGCCGGTGAGCGGGCAGATGCCTGTGTGGGGGAGCGGGAAGGAGCGCGTTGCTGTGCGCAGCTCGGTCAGCCGCCGCTCCTCAGCCTTTCACGGAGCCTTCTggaaagtttcctttttttttttttttaaatacgaTCTCTTCATATACACAGAAAGCACATTTTCTAGTTCTTTCTCTCCTAGAATATcctataaacatatatgtatgacACATCAATAAATCATGTTTATATAAACTCCTATGTCTCTAGTATTGCTTCAGATAAAATACTTCTTTCAAGATGGTAGCAGTGGTCTGTTCTCCTATCTTCCTTTTCATGTCAGCCTCATAGGTTCATGTGGTTTTCTCTCAACTAGACATAACCTCCAAACATTCTCTTGTTATCTAATTTACTTACaaataaaaaagttatttaaGTCATTATTTAACCAATTAAGCATTATTTTCTGAGCAATAAACTGTGTATCAATCACTGTCTCAGTCACTGGGGATATAAAAGAGATGAAATACATATCTTGGTAAACCTTGAAGTGAAATCTTACTTTCCATGATAGAATGTTCATGTTCCTTAATTTTAAGGGGTTAGAATATTGAACTCTGAGATTAAATCAGAAGAAAATAGTGGCTTAAAGGACAAATTCTGCATATATGTATTTAACACTTTTGATTGCTTTAGTAGACTGTAAGTTCCTCAAAAAGACAGCCACAGCTTATTATTCTAGTGCCAAAcatgtgaaaaagaagaaatgatgatTTCTTCTGAATATGATGATTGTTTATTGAATAAGTGAgttaatgaaagaatgaattaatgaagCTGGCCTGGTACTCTCTTAAGTGAGACTAGTGAGGAAATTTTAGAGACAATATTGGTCATACAGATAAAATAGGAATATAGTACA encodes:
- the LOC133049194 gene encoding dnaJ homolog subfamily A member 1-like translates to MVKETTYYDVLGVKPNATQEELKKAYRKLALKYHPDKNPNEGEKFKQISQAYEVLSDAKKRELYDKGGEQAIKEGGAGGGFGSPMDIFDLFFRGGGRMQRERRGKNVMHQLTVTLEDLYNGATRKLTLQKNVICDKCEGRGSKKGAVECCPNCRGTGMQIRIHQIGPGMVQQIQSVCMECQGHGERISPKDRCKSCNGRKTVREKKILEVHIDKGMKDGQKITFHGEGDQEPGLEPGDIIIVLDQKDHAVFTRRGEDLFMCMDIQLVEALCGFQKPISTLDNRTIVITSHPGQMVKHGDTKCVLNEGMPIYRRPYEKGNLIIEFKVNFPENGFLSPDKLSLLEKLLPERKEVEETDEMDQVELVDFDPNQESRHHYNGEAYEDDEHHPWGGVQCQTS